A stretch of the Lactuca sativa cultivar Salinas chromosome 9, Lsat_Salinas_v11, whole genome shotgun sequence genome encodes the following:
- the LOC111896396 gene encoding uncharacterized protein LOC111896396, with protein MALKPITASTYFPIKLTPDKFPVWRRQVESTLIGLELDAFIVGDQKPPKSFLDDKKQNPEFFSWYRLNQLINSAIHGSCSDPIQPLISSATTSRDAWERLNFSFASGSWSRIISLKSKLIKNPKGSRSISEYLQDMRSIADELTHSQSAVAEEDLLVHILSQLGEEYNTIFVAIKVRENLSCMKQMLKRALIIKYMAGKSIYKIDCCLE; from the coding sequence ATGGCTTTGAAACCGATCACTGCATCAACTTATTTTCCCATCAAACTCACACCAGATAAGTTTCCGGTTTGGCGTCGACAAGTTGAGTCAACCCTAATTGGGCTAGAACTTGATGCATTCATCGTAGGAGATCAGAAACCTCCCAAAAGCTTCCTTGATGACAAAAAACAAAATCCAGAATTTTTTTCCTGGTATCGTCTAAACCAACTTATAAACAGTGCAATCCATGGAAGCTGCTCAGATCCAATTCAACCACTAATCTCATCGGCTACTACTTCTCGAGATGCCTGGGAGCGACTAAACTTTAGCTTTGCAAGTGGGTCATGGTCTCGCATCATCTCACTCAAATCCAAGCTAATCAAAAATCCCAAAGGTAGCCGCTCAATTTCAGAATATCTCCAAGACATGAGGTCAATTGCAGACGAACTCACTCATTCCCAAAGCGCAGTTGCTGAAGAAGACCTCCTCGTACATATTTTGTCACAACTTGGTGAAGAATACAACACTATATTCGTTGCTATTAAGGTGCGTGAAAACTTGAGTTGTATGAAACAAATGTTGAAAAGGGCTTTGATTATTAAGTATATGGCTGGGAAGTCTATTTATAAGATAGACTGTTGTTTGGAATGA